A genomic segment from Amygdalobacter nucleatus encodes:
- the galE gene encoding UDP-glucose 4-epimerase GalE encodes MGKILVAGGTGYIGAQTVLELERAGYHTLVVDDFSNSSPLVLDHLAELLGYQVEFVETQVQDLPKLEAIFQQNQIDAVIHFAGFKAVGESVYKPLMYYDNNLVSSLGLLQMMQKYNCHCFIFSSSATVYGASEVMPLTEDMPLGPCTNPYGWTKLMIEQILRDVAFANPEMSVCLLRYFNPIGADESGRIGEDPNGIPNNLMPYISQVAVGKLPELSVFGSDYPTVDGTGVRDYIHVVDLARGHIKALEYALKHKGIDAFNLGTGKGTSVLELVHTFEKVNNIKVNYKIVGRRAGDPATVYADASKAKRVLGWEATHNIEDMCRDTWRWQSANPNGYKV; translated from the coding sequence ATGGGCAAAATTTTAGTAGCTGGTGGTACAGGTTATATTGGTGCACAAACTGTGTTAGAGCTTGAGAGAGCTGGTTATCATACACTGGTTGTGGATGATTTCTCTAATTCTTCACCGCTTGTTTTGGATCACTTAGCGGAATTGTTAGGTTACCAAGTTGAATTTGTGGAGACACAGGTTCAGGATTTGCCTAAGTTAGAGGCAATTTTCCAACAGAACCAGATAGATGCTGTTATTCATTTTGCTGGCTTTAAGGCTGTCGGAGAGTCTGTTTATAAGCCGCTTATGTATTATGATAACAACTTAGTATCTAGTTTAGGCTTATTGCAGATGATGCAAAAATACAATTGTCATTGCTTTATTTTTAGTTCTTCTGCAACTGTTTATGGCGCAAGTGAAGTTATGCCATTAACAGAAGATATGCCACTTGGCCCATGTACAAATCCTTATGGCTGGACAAAGTTGATGATCGAGCAAATTTTGCGTGACGTAGCTTTTGCTAATCCTGAGATGAGCGTCTGCCTCTTACGTTATTTCAATCCAATTGGCGCTGATGAAAGTGGCAGAATTGGTGAGGATCCGAATGGTATTCCAAATAATTTGATGCCTTACATTTCCCAAGTGGCAGTTGGCAAGTTGCCTGAATTGTCAGTCTTTGGTTCTGATTATCCAACAGTTGACGGCACGGGTGTTCGTGATTACATTCACGTTGTTGACTTAGCTCGTGGTCATATCAAAGCTTTGGAGTATGCTTTGAAGCATAAGGGTATTGACGCTTTCAATCTTGGTACTGGTAAGGGTACCAGCGTGCTTGAATTGGTACATACTTTTGAAAAGGTAAACAACATTAAAGTAAATTACAAAATTGTTGGCCGTCGTGCAGGTGATCCTGCTACAGTTTATGCTGATGCATCCAAAGCTAAGCGTGTCTTAGGGTGGGAAGCTACACATAATATAGAAGATATGTGCCGCGATACATGGCGTTGGCAATCAGCTAATCCAAATGGCTACAAAGTTTGA
- the groL gene encoding chaperonin GroEL (60 kDa chaperone family; promotes refolding of misfolded polypeptides especially under stressful conditions; forms two stacked rings of heptamers to form a barrel-shaped 14mer; ends can be capped by GroES; misfolded proteins enter the barrel where they are refolded when GroES binds) → MAKELKYNEDARKALETGVNKLADTVKITLGPKGRNVILDKSFGTPIITNDGVTIAKEIELEDRFENMGAQVVKEVATKTNDVAGDGTTTATVLAQAIIKAGLKNIAAGANPIILQKGIKQAVQAAVDGIKEISVPVASKNDIARVASISANDERIGELIADAMEKVSKDGVITVEEAKAMETSLEVVEGMQFDRGYVSAYLCTDMEKMEAVLDDPFVLITDKKISNIQELLPLLEKVIQSGSKLFIIADDLEGEALSTLVLNKLRGTLNVCAVKAPGFGDRRKEMLQDIAILTGGQVISEELGYNLKDADISQLGHCRQVKVNKDNTIIVDGAGNKDLIDQRVKQIKAQIEATSSSFDKEKLQERLAKLAGGVAVIKVGAATETEMKERKYRIEDALSATRAGVEEGMVPGGGTTYVDILSKLQPLYEAASGDVKTGIGIIMRALEEPVRQIAVNAGLDGSVILEGVKKAEVGVGYNALTDEYMDMIKNGIVDPAKVTRSALQNAASVAAMLLTTEACVADIPKQEAPAMPAMPGAGGMY, encoded by the coding sequence ATGGCTAAAGAACTTAAATATAATGAAGATGCACGTAAAGCCTTAGAAACTGGCGTTAATAAATTAGCAGATACAGTTAAGATTACACTAGGACCTAAGGGCCGTAACGTTATTTTGGATAAATCATTTGGTACACCAATTATCACAAACGATGGTGTAACAATCGCCAAAGAAATTGAATTAGAAGATCGCTTCGAGAACATGGGTGCTCAAGTAGTTAAAGAAGTTGCGACTAAGACAAATGACGTAGCTGGTGATGGTACAACAACAGCTACAGTTTTGGCTCAAGCTATCATCAAGGCTGGTTTGAAGAACATTGCAGCTGGCGCTAACCCAATTATTTTGCAAAAAGGTATCAAGCAAGCTGTACAAGCTGCTGTTGACGGTATCAAAGAAATTTCCGTACCAGTTGCAAGCAAGAATGATATTGCTCGTGTTGCTTCTATTTCAGCTAACGACGAACGTATCGGTGAATTGATTGCTGATGCAATGGAGAAAGTTTCCAAAGACGGTGTTATCACAGTTGAAGAAGCTAAGGCTATGGAGACATCTTTGGAAGTTGTCGAAGGTATGCAATTTGATCGTGGCTATGTTTCAGCTTATTTGTGCACAGACATGGAAAAGATGGAAGCAGTCTTGGACGATCCATTCGTATTGATTACAGATAAGAAGATTAGCAATATTCAAGAATTGTTGCCATTGTTAGAGAAAGTAATTCAAAGCGGTTCTAAGCTCTTTATCATCGCTGATGATTTGGAAGGTGAAGCACTTTCAACCTTAGTTCTCAACAAGTTACGTGGTACATTGAATGTATGTGCTGTTAAGGCTCCTGGTTTTGGTGATCGCCGTAAAGAGATGTTGCAAGATATTGCTATCTTGACAGGTGGTCAAGTGATTAGCGAAGAATTAGGTTACAACTTAAAAGATGCTGATATTAGCCAATTAGGTCATTGCCGTCAAGTAAAGGTCAACAAGGACAATACAATCATTGTTGATGGTGCTGGTAATAAGGACTTGATTGATCAACGTGTAAAGCAAATCAAGGCTCAAATTGAAGCTACAAGCTCAAGCTTTGATAAGGAGAAGTTGCAAGAGCGTTTGGCTAAGTTAGCTGGTGGTGTCGCTGTTATTAAAGTTGGTGCTGCTACTGAGACAGAGATGAAAGAACGCAAGTACAGAATTGAGGATGCTTTGTCTGCAACGCGTGCTGGTGTTGAAGAAGGTATGGTACCAGGTGGTGGTACAACTTATGTTGACATCTTAAGCAAGTTACAACCATTGTATGAGGCTGCTAGCGGAGATGTTAAGACAGGTATTGGCATTATCATGCGCGCTTTGGAAGAGCCTGTTCGTCAAATTGCAGTCAATGCTGGTTTGGATGGCAGCGTTATTCTTGAAGGCGTGAAGAAGGCTGAAGTTGGTGTTGGTTACAATGCTTTGACAGATGAGTATATGGATATGATCAAGAATGGTATTGTTGATCCAGCCAAGGTTACTCGGTCAGCTTTGCAAAATGCTGCTTCTGTCGCTGCTATGCTCTTAACAACTGAAGCTTGTGTAGCTGATATTCCTAAGCAAGAAGCTCCAGCTATGCCAGCAATGCCAGGCGCAGGCGGTATGTACTAA
- the rpsO gene encoding 30S ribosomal protein S15, whose protein sequence is MDKERKAVIIQEYATHEGDTGSPEVQIALLTERINHLTEHLKSHLKDHHSRRGLLMMVGKRRSMLGYLQKVDIERYRSLIVRLNLRK, encoded by the coding sequence ATGGATAAGGAAAGAAAAGCAGTTATTATTCAAGAGTATGCTACACATGAGGGTGATACAGGTTCACCAGAAGTTCAAATTGCTTTGTTGACAGAACGGATCAATCATCTTACAGAGCATTTGAAGAGCCATTTGAAAGATCACCACAGCCGTCGTGGCCTATTGATGATGGTAGGTAAGCGTCGCAGCATGTTGGGTTACTTGCAGAAGGTTGACATTGAACGTTATCGTTCATTGATTGTTCGCTTGAATTTGCGTAAGTAA
- a CDS encoding co-chaperone GroES: protein MNIKPLADRVVIKMIEKETKNEFGLFLPDSAKEKPQVAEVVAVGPGTKDVKMELKVGDQVICSKYAGTEVKLNDVTYSILKQSDVLAIVE from the coding sequence ATGAATATTAAACCATTAGCAGATCGTGTCGTGATCAAAATGATTGAGAAAGAGACTAAGAATGAGTTTGGTTTGTTCTTACCTGATTCAGCTAAAGAGAAACCACAAGTAGCTGAAGTTGTAGCTGTAGGTCCTGGTACGAAAGATGTCAAGATGGAATTAAAGGTTGGAGATCAAGTTATTTGTAGCAAATATGCAGGTACTGAAGTTAAGTTAAATGACGTGACTTATTCAATTTTGAAACAAAGTGATGTGCTAGCAATTGTTGAATAA
- a CDS encoding bifunctional 4-hydroxy-3-methylbut-2-enyl diphosphate reductase/30S ribosomal protein S1, whose amino-acid sequence MSTQSKGNNLQAKSYTLASSYGFCYGVKRAVQKAYKIADILDGQKCYMYGAVIHNKHVVQSLIERGFVLVEKTSEVPAKASVLIRAHGITQTELALLKAKECTIIDETCGYVRFIQQKIAQYHAKNYQIILAGHRGHPEIISEESFAPGNCLVVESLDEAKKLNITRVPSVLLAQTTFNHQEFTKILNYFSLHLEEMLVFDTICRATVDRQLATRELAQMKDVMVIIGDRSSSNTKRLVDLSTEVCRATYLIESAAEMAELKRQGLISAKHVGIAASASAPDSIITEVIRIMNENTEVTKNQETLANEVPNDQAVVDNKAEAGSDVNFSDFIENIPQLKRGEIIKGVIVRYDQDFVYVDVKDKSEGKIPMSEFLKTPDFDLDKAIADHEEVEIYVRSIRNTEMGKEILLSKARVDFNKYKELLKKAFEEKTPVTVKIVNKVKDGVIASYGGADIYIHRTQLELHTVEDLDQYVGQTIEILITAFDDSNNRRLRVTGSRRSLLAAIRDKQAEAIWDNLEVGDVYEGTVRNLTNFGAFVDLGGLDGLIHITELSWKHIRHPKEVVKIGDKVKVYIKDFDRESKRISLGYRKIEDDPYFQIEEKYPVGSIINGKVARIMPYGVFVNIAPDVDALCHISQVCNHRIEKPEDVLKPGDEVQARVLEVNLERRRISISIKSVMNLGETEGSAMAMSKKKEEQDFPSSYRDDDGKGADINIVKSND is encoded by the coding sequence ATGAGCACACAAAGTAAAGGCAACAATTTACAAGCTAAAAGTTATACACTGGCCTCTAGTTATGGCTTTTGCTATGGCGTCAAAAGAGCTGTGCAAAAGGCATACAAAATTGCCGATATATTAGATGGCCAAAAATGTTATATGTATGGTGCTGTCATTCATAACAAACACGTTGTGCAATCCTTGATTGAACGTGGCTTTGTCTTAGTCGAAAAAACCAGTGAAGTACCAGCAAAAGCCAGTGTTCTCATCAGAGCACATGGCATAACCCAAACAGAATTAGCACTGCTTAAGGCTAAGGAATGTACGATTATTGATGAAACATGTGGGTATGTGCGTTTTATTCAACAGAAAATAGCACAGTATCACGCCAAAAATTACCAAATTATCCTAGCGGGACATCGCGGCCATCCAGAAATTATCAGTGAAGAGAGCTTTGCGCCTGGCAATTGTTTGGTGGTAGAGAGCTTGGATGAGGCGAAAAAACTTAATATTACACGGGTCCCTAGTGTTTTATTGGCGCAGACGACATTTAACCATCAGGAATTTACAAAAATTTTAAATTATTTTTCTTTACATCTTGAAGAAATGCTCGTTTTTGATACAATATGTAGAGCGACAGTTGATCGACAACTAGCCACAAGGGAATTGGCTCAGATGAAGGACGTCATGGTAATCATTGGCGATCGAAGTAGTTCTAATACCAAGCGTTTAGTTGACCTATCGACTGAGGTTTGTAGAGCAACCTACTTGATTGAGAGCGCAGCTGAAATGGCTGAACTTAAACGTCAAGGTCTAATATCTGCTAAGCACGTAGGCATAGCAGCATCGGCCTCAGCGCCAGACAGTATTATCACGGAGGTCATTCGCATAATGAATGAGAACACAGAAGTAACCAAGAACCAAGAAACTTTAGCTAATGAAGTTCCTAACGACCAAGCAGTTGTCGATAACAAAGCAGAAGCGGGCAGCGATGTCAATTTTTCTGATTTCATCGAGAATATCCCGCAGTTGAAACGCGGTGAAATTATCAAGGGTGTGATCGTTCGTTATGACCAGGATTTCGTTTATGTAGATGTTAAAGACAAGTCTGAAGGCAAAATCCCAATGAGCGAATTCTTGAAGACACCTGATTTCGACTTGGATAAAGCAATTGCTGATCATGAAGAGGTTGAAATTTATGTTCGTAGCATTCGTAACACAGAGATGGGCAAGGAGATCTTGCTTTCTAAGGCTAGAGTAGATTTCAATAAGTACAAAGAGTTATTGAAGAAAGCCTTCGAAGAGAAGACACCTGTTACAGTTAAGATTGTTAACAAGGTTAAGGATGGCGTTATCGCTTCTTATGGTGGAGCTGACATCTATATCCATCGTACACAATTAGAATTACACACAGTCGAAGATTTAGATCAATATGTAGGTCAGACAATTGAGATTTTGATTACAGCCTTTGATGATAGCAACAACCGTCGCTTACGTGTGACAGGTTCACGTCGTAGCTTGTTGGCTGCTATTCGTGACAAACAAGCAGAAGCTATTTGGGACAACTTAGAAGTTGGCGATGTTTACGAAGGTACAGTTCGTAACTTGACAAACTTCGGTGCATTCGTTGACTTAGGTGGCTTGGATGGCTTGATCCATATTACAGAGCTTTCTTGGAAGCACATTCGTCATCCTAAGGAAGTTGTTAAGATCGGTGACAAGGTTAAGGTTTACATAAAGGACTTCGATCGCGAATCTAAGCGTATTTCTTTAGGCTATCGTAAGATCGAGGATGATCCATACTTCCAAATCGAAGAGAAGTATCCTGTTGGTTCAATTATTAATGGTAAAGTTGCACGTATCATGCCTTATGGTGTATTCGTCAACATTGCACCTGATGTAGATGCTTTGTGCCATATTTCACAAGTCTGCAATCATCGTATTGAGAAACCAGAAGATGTATTGAAGCCAGGTGATGAAGTACAAGCTCGTGTCTTGGAAGTCAACTTGGAGCGTCGTCGTATTTCTATCAGCATTAAGTCTGTTATGAATTTGGGTGAGACAGAAGGCTCTGCAATGGCCATGAGCAAGAAAAAGGAAGAGCAAGATTTCCCAAGCTCATATCGTGATGATGATGGCAAGGGCGCTGACATCAACATTGTTAAGTCAAACGACTAA
- a CDS encoding lysophospholipid acyltransferase family protein has protein sequence MPLNVADSKKPKIESLPETFQLAKGWRRSVIKLVEFGLRRYYCITISPDFNRLNSEILALDEQTKRPYVIISNHQNFWDVPLIILAVSAWIDWVCKNELFDVPLFGNFLRKWAAIPFNRHKLDLTAIKTIIKRLKDKRIVGIFPQGHRCKTKEELLVYQPQSTIVNLIRKTHARVLLIGIAGEFKFHSKLELQMLPAFDLADFYDTDQSDDEIAYDLMRKVYTLAKKDYPTYDEMKQFKERHNEHTK, from the coding sequence GTGCCGTTAAATGTTGCTGATTCCAAGAAACCTAAGATTGAAAGTTTGCCAGAGACATTTCAGCTTGCAAAAGGCTGGCGAAGAAGCGTGATTAAGCTGGTCGAATTTGGTTTACGTCGTTATTATTGCATTACAATTTCACCAGATTTTAATCGCTTAAATAGCGAAATTTTGGCATTAGATGAGCAAACTAAACGGCCGTATGTTATCATTTCTAACCATCAGAATTTTTGGGATGTGCCTTTAATTATATTGGCAGTTTCGGCATGGATTGATTGGGTTTGCAAAAATGAGCTATTTGACGTACCTTTGTTCGGTAATTTTTTGAGAAAATGGGCGGCAATTCCTTTTAATAGGCACAAATTGGATTTAACTGCTATCAAAACTATCATCAAACGTTTGAAAGATAAGCGCATAGTAGGCATCTTTCCCCAGGGCCATCGCTGTAAGACTAAAGAAGAACTTCTTGTTTATCAGCCACAATCGACAATTGTAAACTTGATTAGAAAAACTCATGCTAGAGTTTTATTGATAGGTATCGCTGGTGAATTTAAATTCCACTCTAAGCTTGAATTACAAATGCTGCCAGCTTTTGATTTGGCTGATTTTTATGATACTGATCAAAGCGATGATGAGATAGCTTATGATTTAATGAGAAAAGTATATACCTTGGCCAAAAAAGATTATCCGACCTACGATGAGATGAAACAGTTCAAAGAAAGGCATAATGAGCACACAAAGTAA
- a CDS encoding DUF4340 domain-containing protein, with translation MNKSKVIHLAAYSLSFLLIVFVLFRLFALGADLGLQQAEVRQPSGKLGNLLKLDVNKLSSVQVKSKMGNIFLLNVQEIIENWEKKGYKVHLNREITQALDDVTVTNHNVKWRLLEPSVAKVDVNVIERLLDTLDNLPFYSVSVSNGEAELEKYGLKQPKAIIKCVFNNRQEIEMQVGLASFEDNDRYYFRFKNSTVVFTVGPEIKNFLLPKLSFVSRKIGSTVNVFLPEYFSFARHSDSFYFDALLTTPYSTWPEHDCEKKEHLDRPLKRWYSYRPFYNLLNQTVAHEIVSRFQTLEAYDCIDEVDANSVMSTSQMEKYGFYKPSFLVKVGTLNGEKWQIIVGKQVGDYYYVKTSTSPYIYLVEQKAFMTLRLPNYLFFRAKPFAFSLSNLQSLECKQADYSMKLELTDFNGIDASVADKAESSVLQTLPDYPKLRDLSVAPNLPAASKQYVLEDYQKRIYAEELDKSLLGVKLPDNYNVTWLDLKTDKVNKKVNKIAVSGEVARQLDSLWQALFQHIQSVQASDLAWQTIFLDKTSEPVYEFKFKFNSGEKLNFALYEANYNSYYLFINENFSHYVIHRDLLLGSAKTNYLDTILQTLYKLMTE, from the coding sequence ATGAACAAAAGTAAAGTTATTCATCTAGCTGCGTATAGCTTAAGTTTTTTGCTGATTGTTTTTGTGCTCTTTCGCTTGTTTGCGTTAGGGGCCGATTTAGGCTTGCAACAAGCTGAAGTTAGACAGCCATCAGGCAAGTTAGGTAATCTATTGAAGCTTGATGTTAATAAGCTTTCTTCTGTACAAGTCAAAAGTAAAATGGGCAATATATTTCTGCTCAATGTGCAGGAAATAATTGAAAATTGGGAGAAGAAGGGATATAAAGTTCATCTTAATCGTGAAATTACACAGGCATTAGATGATGTCACAGTGACTAATCATAATGTTAAGTGGCGATTGTTAGAGCCAAGTGTAGCCAAAGTTGATGTGAATGTTATTGAACGCTTACTTGATACGTTGGATAATCTGCCTTTTTACAGTGTCAGTGTTTCAAATGGTGAAGCTGAATTAGAGAAATATGGCCTTAAACAACCTAAAGCCATCATCAAGTGCGTGTTTAACAACCGCCAAGAGATAGAGATGCAGGTTGGATTAGCTAGTTTTGAGGATAACGATCGTTATTATTTTAGATTTAAAAATTCGACAGTCGTATTTACAGTTGGCCCTGAGATTAAGAACTTTTTGCTACCTAAATTATCCTTTGTTTCTCGCAAAATAGGTAGCACAGTTAATGTCTTTTTACCAGAATATTTTTCATTTGCTAGACATAGCGATAGCTTTTACTTTGATGCTTTGTTGACCACACCTTATTCTACATGGCCAGAGCACGATTGTGAGAAAAAAGAGCATCTAGATCGACCTTTAAAACGTTGGTATAGCTATCGACCCTTTTACAATTTATTAAACCAAACAGTTGCCCATGAAATTGTGAGCCGTTTCCAGACCTTAGAAGCATATGATTGCATTGATGAGGTAGATGCAAATTCTGTTATGAGTACCAGTCAGATGGAAAAATATGGCTTTTATAAACCGAGTTTCCTAGTCAAAGTTGGCACTTTAAATGGAGAAAAATGGCAAATAATTGTAGGTAAACAAGTTGGGGACTACTATTATGTTAAAACGAGTACAAGTCCTTATATTTATTTAGTTGAACAAAAGGCTTTCATGACCTTACGTTTGCCAAATTATCTGTTTTTTCGGGCTAAACCATTTGCTTTTTCTTTAAGCAATTTGCAGAGCTTAGAATGTAAGCAAGCAGATTATAGTATGAAGTTAGAGTTGACTGACTTTAATGGAATCGATGCCTCCGTAGCTGATAAAGCTGAAAGTTCAGTTTTACAAACTTTGCCAGATTACCCAAAATTGCGTGATTTATCCGTTGCGCCTAATTTACCAGCAGCTTCTAAGCAATATGTGCTGGAGGATTATCAGAAACGCATTTATGCTGAAGAACTTGATAAATCATTACTTGGCGTGAAATTACCAGATAATTACAATGTAACGTGGCTAGATTTGAAAACAGATAAAGTAAATAAAAAGGTGAACAAAATTGCCGTATCGGGTGAAGTTGCTAGACAATTAGATAGCTTGTGGCAAGCTTTATTCCAACATATTCAGTCTGTACAAGCTTCTGACTTAGCTTGGCAAACGATTTTCTTAGATAAAACAAGCGAGCCTGTTTACGAATTTAAATTTAAATTTAATTCTGGTGAGAAATTGAATTTTGCCTTGTATGAGGCTAATTACAATAGCTATTACTTATTTATTAATGAAAATTTCAGCCATTATGTCATTCATCGTGATCTTTTGCTAGGTAGCGCCAAAACTAACTACTTAGATACGATTTTGCAAACCTTGTACAAATTAATGACTGAATAG